From a single Halorussus halophilus genomic region:
- a CDS encoding ABC transporter permease, which yields MATSSVTWRDRLSNTAERAKSQLEFIAQDRMALVGVLVLAAFVFLGLFGPMLAPHDPIEHDMRTDSGELMRVEAPNGEALFGTTAYGKDVFSQFLAGARPTLIVGLFGGLGTGLLGFLVGLVSGYFGGWVDELLMRITDLTFSLPFMPMALLLLTFVTPSIWLITAIIAGFLWKMPARVVRAEVLTLRERTFVKSARASGASHPRTMFLHVAPNVLPIGFLYTAYGVAWSIASAASLAFLGFGDPTTTSWGRMLRQVFESGNIRIAWWWVFPPALGIAAVTTSVFLIGRAYEEVINPEIQTEQ from the coding sequence GGCGGGACCGCCTCTCGAACACGGCGGAGCGAGCGAAGTCTCAGCTCGAATTTATCGCGCAGGACCGGATGGCGCTCGTGGGCGTTCTCGTCCTCGCGGCGTTCGTCTTCCTCGGGCTATTCGGGCCGATGCTCGCGCCCCACGACCCCATCGAACACGACATGCGGACCGACTCCGGCGAACTCATGCGCGTCGAGGCTCCGAACGGCGAGGCGCTGTTCGGAACGACGGCGTACGGCAAGGACGTGTTCAGTCAGTTCCTCGCAGGCGCACGACCGACGCTCATCGTCGGCCTCTTCGGCGGCCTCGGAACCGGACTCCTCGGCTTCCTCGTCGGCCTCGTCAGCGGCTACTTCGGCGGGTGGGTGGACGAGTTGCTGATGCGCATCACCGACCTGACGTTCTCGCTGCCGTTCATGCCGATGGCGCTGCTGTTGTTGACGTTCGTCACGCCGAGCATCTGGCTTATCACGGCTATCATCGCCGGGTTCCTCTGGAAGATGCCTGCTCGCGTCGTTCGTGCGGAGGTGCTGACGTTACGGGAGCGTACCTTCGTCAAATCCGCACGAGCGAGCGGTGCGAGTCACCCACGGACGATGTTCCTGCACGTCGCACCGAACGTCCTGCCCATCGGTTTCCTCTACACGGCGTACGGCGTCGCGTGGTCCATCGCCTCGGCGGCCAGTCTGGCGTTCCTCGGCTTCGGCGACCCGACGACGACCAGTTGGGGACGGATGCTCCGGCAAGTGTTCGAGTCCGGTAACATCCGCATCGCGTGGTGGTGGGTGTTCCCACCAGCACTCGGCATCGCAGCGGTCACCACGTCGGTGTTCCTCATCGGTAGAGCCTACGAAGAAGTGATCAACCCCGAAATCCAGACCGAACAATGA
- a CDS encoding dipeptide ABC transporter ATP-binding protein, producing MTLLEVDDLHVTYSTGEDNVHAVNGISFTIEEGVNYGLAGESGSGKSTAAEAVLGLLPDNGTVDSGSVTFKGQDLLSLSERERRDVLWEDIAYIPQSAMDSLDPVMSTGAQIRQAIQKHRNVSKQKARDRVQELFDMVGLDPERIDDYPHEFSGGMRQRVTIAMALALDPDLIIADEPTTGLDVIVQDKIIDKIIEIQDRIDSSLLLITHEVGVIAETCDDLSILYGGKVMEQGSVDNVLVNPTNPYTIGLKNSFPEIEDVADDPVSIPGSPPNLSEKPSGCVFRDRCPFADETCEQSHPDPVDLPNRNHKSACHYVDQAAQMRREATKPKTWGIEPEESRTVADRGEVILETDDLEKWYQQSQPLFDQIRGEEPNHVRAVDGVSLSVRKSEVLGIAGESGCGKSTLGETVALLEEPTGGSITFDGTDIEEYQDGNMQAFREKAQIIFQDPFDSLNPRQRVRRLVGEPLVIHDHAPESRDQKVRETLERVGLTPASKFLDQYPHELSGGQRQRVAIARALVLEPDFLVCDEPASMLDVSLKVNLLNLLRGLADEEDIGIIYISHDLASLAQVSDRLAIMYLGRIIEEGETERIVESPKHPYTESLLSAAPEKDPSVVRERVLLDGEPPDPVDLPSGCAFAPRCPKASEECHEAEPTLDETSEQGQSAACYFPVEGEHIERHSDSPGDSTRAQESD from the coding sequence ATGACACTGCTCGAAGTAGACGACTTACACGTCACGTACAGCACCGGAGAGGATAACGTCCACGCAGTCAACGGCATCTCGTTCACCATCGAGGAAGGAGTCAACTACGGTCTCGCCGGTGAGAGCGGATCGGGTAAGTCCACGGCCGCAGAGGCCGTCCTCGGACTCCTGCCCGACAACGGCACCGTCGATAGTGGGTCGGTCACGTTCAAGGGCCAAGACCTGCTGTCGCTCTCCGAACGCGAACGCCGAGACGTTCTCTGGGAGGACATCGCGTACATCCCACAGAGCGCGATGGACTCGCTGGACCCCGTGATGTCCACGGGTGCCCAGATTCGGCAAGCCATCCAGAAGCATCGCAACGTCTCGAAGCAGAAGGCCCGCGACAGGGTCCAGGAGTTGTTCGACATGGTGGGTCTCGACCCCGAGCGAATCGACGACTACCCCCACGAGTTCTCCGGCGGAATGCGCCAGCGAGTCACGATTGCGATGGCGCTCGCACTCGACCCGGACCTCATCATCGCCGACGAGCCGACGACGGGGTTGGACGTCATCGTCCAAGACAAGATTATCGACAAGATAATCGAGATTCAGGACCGTATCGACAGTTCGCTGCTGCTCATCACGCACGAAGTCGGTGTCATCGCGGAGACCTGTGACGACCTGTCCATCCTCTACGGCGGCAAAGTGATGGAGCAGGGAAGCGTGGACAACGTGCTGGTCAATCCGACGAATCCCTACACTATCGGGTTGAAGAACTCGTTCCCGGAGATAGAGGACGTGGCGGACGACCCGGTTTCGATTCCGGGGTCACCGCCGAATCTGAGCGAAAAGCCGTCTGGCTGTGTGTTCCGGGACCGCTGTCCGTTCGCCGACGAGACGTGCGAGCAGTCACATCCAGACCCAGTAGACTTGCCGAATCGCAACCATAAGTCTGCGTGTCACTACGTCGATCAAGCCGCCCAGATGCGGCGGGAGGCGACGAAACCGAAGACGTGGGGAATCGAACCCGAGGAGTCCCGTACGGTCGCTGACCGAGGGGAGGTCATCCTCGAGACTGACGACCTCGAAAAGTGGTACCAGCAGAGCCAACCGCTGTTCGATCAGATTCGTGGCGAGGAGCCAAATCACGTGCGCGCCGTCGATGGCGTCTCGCTGTCGGTTCGGAAGTCGGAAGTGTTGGGCATCGCTGGCGAGAGCGGTTGTGGGAAATCGACACTCGGCGAGACGGTCGCACTGCTCGAAGAACCGACTGGTGGGTCGATTACGTTCGACGGTACCGACATCGAGGAGTATCAGGACGGGAATATGCAGGCGTTCAGAGAGAAGGCCCAGATTATCTTCCAAGACCCCTTCGATTCGTTGAACCCGCGCCAGCGGGTGCGCCGGTTGGTGGGTGAACCGCTGGTGATTCACGACCATGCCCCGGAGTCGCGCGACCAGAAGGTTCGTGAGACGCTCGAACGGGTTGGGCTGACGCCCGCCTCGAAGTTCCTCGATCAGTATCCCCACGAGTTGTCGGGCGGGCAACGCCAACGCGTCGCTATCGCTCGGGCACTCGTCCTCGAACCGGACTTTCTGGTGTGTGACGAACCGGCGTCGATGCTGGACGTGTCGCTGAAGGTGAACCTCCTCAATCTGCTCCGTGGTCTCGCCGACGAGGAGGACATCGGCATCATCTACATCTCACACGACCTCGCGAGTCTGGCGCAGGTGTCGGACCGGCTCGCCATAATGTATCTGGGCCGCATCATCGAAGAAGGAGAGACCGAACGCATCGTGGAGTCGCCGAAGCATCCGTACACGGAATCGCTGTTGTCTGCGGCGCCGGAGAAAGACCCGTCTGTGGTACGCGAGCGAGTGTTGCTCGATGGGGAACCCCCGGACCCCGTCGATTTACCGTCCGGGTGTGCGTTCGCGCCGCGTTGTCCAAAAGCGAGCGAGGAGTGCCACGAGGCCGAACCGACGCTCGATGAAACGAGTGAACAGGGTCAGTCAGCCGCCTGTTACTTCCCGGTTGAGGGTGAACATATCGAGCGACATTCCGATTCGCCGGGTGACTCGACTCGCGCTCAGGAGTCAGACTGA
- a CDS encoding M48 family metallopeptidase codes for MLVVLGTLYSGLFTDIVTALQATTLSPLAQGAVLFAGAFAALTLIQKPFDAYATFVVEELFDFNQQTPALFVRDTVVSLLLTTAIAGGLSAALLSIIQSFPNLWALGGIALFVAFMLVFQIVYPRIIAPLFNDFDPIDSGDLREAVDDVFDRAGFELSQLYEMDASRRSSKSNAYFIGFGRTKRVVLFDTLVEQMTREELQAVLAHELAHWQKKHVWKLMAASILQIGIVLAIAQYLTSTEWLYAMFNVPTTATYAGLALALLWLYPLMQLLSPLTNKISLRFEREADDFGATIAGVDAMVSSLQTLGGENLSNPFPHPLYETFHYDHPPIPERIRRLEDSNSPPSSQDDEDATPV; via the coding sequence ATGCTAGTGGTCCTCGGGACACTGTATTCGGGGTTGTTCACCGACATCGTCACTGCATTACAAGCAACGACCCTCTCGCCACTCGCACAGGGCGCCGTGCTCTTCGCTGGTGCTTTCGCCGCACTCACACTCATACAGAAGCCGTTCGACGCGTACGCCACGTTCGTCGTTGAGGAATTGTTCGACTTCAACCAACAGACGCCCGCCTTGTTCGTTCGTGACACCGTCGTCTCACTGCTTCTCACTACTGCCATCGCTGGTGGTCTGTCAGCGGCGCTGCTAAGTATCATCCAATCGTTCCCGAACCTCTGGGCACTCGGCGGCATCGCACTCTTCGTCGCCTTCATGCTCGTCTTCCAAATCGTCTACCCACGGATCATCGCACCCCTATTCAACGACTTCGACCCCATCGATTCCGGCGATCTGCGCGAAGCTGTCGACGACGTGTTCGACCGCGCTGGCTTCGAACTCAGCCAACTCTATGAGATGGACGCCAGCCGTCGATCTTCGAAATCGAACGCGTACTTCATTGGATTCGGTCGAACAAAACGCGTGGTCCTGTTCGACACGCTCGTCGAACAGATGACTCGCGAGGAACTGCAGGCGGTGCTCGCACACGAACTCGCTCACTGGCAGAAAAAGCACGTCTGGAAGCTCATGGCCGCCTCGATCCTCCAAATCGGAATCGTGCTCGCCATTGCACAGTACCTCACGTCGACGGAGTGGCTGTACGCGATGTTCAACGTGCCCACCACCGCAACCTATGCTGGCCTTGCACTGGCACTGCTCTGGCTGTATCCACTCATGCAGTTGCTTTCGCCGCTGACAAACAAGATCTCGCTCCGGTTCGAGCGCGAAGCGGATGACTTCGGCGCGACGATAGCTGGCGTCGACGCGATGGTGTCGTCGCTGCAGACCCTCGGCGGCGAAAACCTCTCCAATCCGTTCCCGCATCCACTCTACGAGACGTTCCACTACGACCATCCACCGATTCCCGAACGTATCCGCCGACTAGAAGACAGCAACTCACCCCCCTCCTCTCAGGACGACGAGGACGCAACCCCAGTCTGA
- a CDS encoding RNA-guided endonuclease InsQ/TnpB family protein — translation MQYNYKYRLAPPEALTETLLHHVDTCRQLYNHVLYLLNEADDIPARYDVQGQLPDLKSWWDDLGDVHSKVLQMVVKRVYDNLSTLKAQKENGRAVGMLKWKPPREYRSLTYNQSGFKLKNTSGRPVLWLSKIGEIPIHLHRDIPENATIKQVTVKREPTGEWYATFGIDVDEATPEKSENPERVVGIDVGICKYAHDTDGYAIESPDFSDERERLERAQRNLSRKEHGSNNWEEQRKVVAERHAELKRKRRDFLHKLSNYYAREYDLVAVEDLDARGLVELPGNSRNRAGAAWGTFLRMLEYKCKREGTHYVAVDPKDTTKECASCGVETDKPLWVREHSCPACGFEADRDANAAWNIRSRGLEDVGVGYSESTSSESQSDSDGLRKSHSDFRTPVETALPADTRVSAKRVVETGSPTLKERTASAVSE, via the coding sequence ATGCAGTACAACTACAAGTACCGACTGGCCCCACCGGAAGCCCTCACCGAGACGCTTCTGCACCACGTCGATACTTGCAGGCAACTGTACAATCACGTCCTCTACCTGCTCAACGAGGCAGACGACATTCCCGCCCGCTACGACGTGCAGGGGCAACTCCCCGACCTCAAATCGTGGTGGGATGACCTCGGGGACGTTCACTCGAAAGTGTTGCAGATGGTCGTCAAGCGCGTCTACGACAACCTCTCCACGCTCAAAGCCCAGAAGGAGAACGGACGTGCCGTGGGGATGCTCAAGTGGAAACCGCCTCGGGAGTATCGGTCGCTCACCTACAACCAGTCCGGCTTCAAGCTCAAGAATACGAGTGGTCGGCCCGTGTTGTGGTTGAGCAAAATCGGAGAGATCCCGATCCACCTCCACAGAGACATCCCCGAGAACGCGACCATCAAACAGGTCACGGTCAAACGAGAACCCACGGGCGAGTGGTACGCCACGTTCGGCATCGACGTAGACGAAGCCACGCCCGAGAAGTCGGAGAATCCAGAGCGAGTCGTTGGGATCGACGTGGGGATTTGCAAGTACGCCCACGACACCGACGGATACGCCATCGAGAGTCCCGACTTCAGCGACGAGCGCGAACGACTCGAACGCGCCCAACGCAACCTCTCGCGGAAAGAACACGGCTCGAACAATTGGGAGGAACAAAGGAAGGTCGTGGCTGAACGCCACGCCGAGTTGAAGCGAAAGCGCCGCGACTTTCTCCACAAGTTGTCGAACTACTACGCCCGTGAGTACGACTTGGTGGCGGTCGAAGACTTGGACGCGAGGGGACTGGTCGAACTCCCCGGTAACTCACGGAATCGCGCAGGCGCGGCGTGGGGGACGTTCCTCCGTATGCTCGAATACAAGTGCAAACGGGAAGGAACGCACTATGTCGCGGTCGACCCGAAGGACACGACGAAGGAGTGTGCCTCCTGCGGTGTCGAGACGGATAAACCGCTGTGGGTACGCGAGCATTCGTGTCCGGCGTGTGGGTTCGAGGCGGATAGGGACGCGAATGCGGCGTGGAATATTCGTTCTCGCGGCCTTGAAGACGTAGGAGTGGGATACTCCGAATCAACGTCCTCAGAATCGCAGAGCGATTCTGATGGGCTGCGAAAATCGCATAGCGATTTTCGAACGCCTGTGGAGACTGCGCTCCCTGCGGACACGCGGGTGTCTGCAAAGCGCGTCGTGGAAACAGGAAGCCCCACCCTCAAGGAGCGAACCGCCTCGGCGGTGAGCGAGTAG
- a CDS encoding DUF2080 family transposase-associated protein — protein MDRFEIEGEEVLDGTAKPSGNSAHVIVPKRWRGADVKVVRVSEPDPDE, from the coding sequence ATGGATAGGTTTGAAATCGAAGGCGAGGAAGTCCTCGACGGCACTGCAAAACCGTCGGGCAATAGTGCCCACGTCATCGTTCCCAAACGCTGGCGCGGAGCCGACGTAAAAGTCGTCCGCGTCTCCGAACCCGACCCAGACGAGTAG
- a CDS encoding ParA family protein: MISYTVWSEAGGIGKTTVSVSLAAAHARNDQSVLVIDMDPQDGGLTHHLGTEDHRKDPEVDNLVRHLVERPKGDFANLTQQVEDNIDIIPSHNMLSDLEQNLNRAAKMEESMHDANFRWPKEKQLRRVLADADIPNEYDVIIVDPPATVGQHLYNAVYATSNLVIPAELSPKGKQSVDGLRDVVDGIEEKLGDIEIGVLGVVPNKVSDTNLQSEYENRLAEQDLPVAPVSIRERGSMLGEAWENQVSIFQLAENDEYRDLRDYEEQTLDKFDQLAKYITEQFEQPTEAPA; encoded by the coding sequence ATGATTTCGTACACCGTCTGGAGCGAGGCCGGCGGAATCGGGAAAACAACCGTTTCAGTATCCCTCGCGGCAGCACACGCCCGAAACGATCAATCCGTTCTCGTCATCGACATGGACCCCCAAGACGGCGGACTCACCCACCACCTCGGCACAGAAGACCACCGAAAAGACCCAGAAGTCGATAACCTCGTCCGACACCTCGTCGAACGCCCCAAAGGCGACTTCGCCAATCTCACACAACAAGTCGAGGACAACATCGACATCATCCCGAGTCACAACATGTTGAGTGACCTCGAACAGAATCTCAATCGCGCCGCAAAAATGGAAGAAAGCATGCACGACGCGAACTTCCGCTGGCCAAAAGAGAAACAACTCCGACGAGTCCTCGCAGACGCAGACATCCCGAACGAATACGACGTCATCATCGTCGACCCACCAGCGACAGTCGGACAACACCTCTACAACGCCGTCTACGCCACCTCGAACCTCGTCATCCCCGCCGAACTCTCACCAAAAGGCAAGCAAAGTGTGGACGGTCTTCGAGACGTCGTTGACGGAATCGAAGAGAAACTCGGCGACATCGAAATCGGTGTCCTCGGTGTCGTGCCGAACAAAGTCTCCGATACGAACCTCCAATCCGAATACGAAAACCGACTCGCAGAACAAGACCTTCCGGTCGCACCAGTCTCGATCCGAGAGCGTGGCTCGATGCTCGGTGAAGCGTGGGAGAACCAAGTCAGTATCTTCCAACTCGCAGAGAACGACGAGTACCGCGACCTCCGGGATTACGAAGAGCAGACACTCGATAAATTCGACCAGCTTGCAAAGTACATCACAGAACAGTTCGAGCAGCCGACGGAGGCACCAGCATGA
- a CDS encoding tyrosine-type recombinase/integrase has translation MSKTDQPLDSPLDDYLTDKSKGNDSGNYRRNAERVVRKWLSWTRENRSTYTFAALDVDDLEAYARHLKRRTNGTTGIAPSSARKYYDYVRAYLSWCQARAYLPDNPAKKARAEEPLPDDDRQADHEQQFWSPKQRAAIMAYISKRAHDAIDERGSDALAESRDRALVATIGYTGVRGAEVLKAPGNNDARRTGIRWSDVDLDGGTMHILEKGQQQYRDTSAPKQATSVLERWKQMFDPPNEEWPVFPSFHGPSISAAANAGLEADGYSEDEIASIRADATALEVCYGYDVAPPALTTAGARTLLQRLSKEADIPGLDTESGEYLELHGGRRGAGSTLVRQKGWEQAQKHLLHADPKTTMDAYSHISAEETAEAAGEAFDEAEK, from the coding sequence GTGAGTAAGACAGACCAACCGCTCGATAGCCCACTTGACGATTATCTCACCGACAAGAGCAAGGGCAACGATTCGGGGAACTACCGCCGAAACGCCGAGCGTGTCGTCCGAAAGTGGCTGTCTTGGACGCGAGAGAATCGGAGTACGTACACGTTCGCTGCGCTCGATGTCGACGACCTCGAAGCCTACGCTCGTCACTTGAAACGTCGCACGAACGGCACTACCGGTATTGCGCCGTCATCGGCACGGAAGTACTACGATTACGTTCGCGCGTACCTCTCGTGGTGTCAGGCGCGCGCGTACCTCCCGGACAACCCCGCGAAGAAAGCCCGTGCCGAGGAACCGCTGCCCGACGACGACCGGCAGGCCGACCACGAACAGCAGTTCTGGTCGCCCAAGCAGCGAGCGGCCATCATGGCCTACATTTCGAAACGCGCTCATGACGCAATAGACGAACGTGGCTCCGACGCGCTCGCAGAGTCGCGCGACCGAGCGCTCGTCGCAACAATAGGTTACACCGGTGTGCGAGGCGCAGAAGTACTGAAGGCTCCCGGAAACAACGACGCGCGTCGAACGGGGATTCGCTGGTCGGACGTTGATCTCGACGGCGGCACGATGCACATTCTGGAAAAAGGACAGCAGCAGTACCGGGATACGAGTGCCCCCAAGCAAGCCACGTCGGTGCTCGAACGCTGGAAACAAATGTTCGACCCGCCGAACGAGGAGTGGCCGGTGTTTCCTTCGTTCCACGGGCCTTCGATATCCGCTGCCGCGAACGCGGGGTTGGAAGCCGACGGATACAGTGAGGACGAAATCGCGTCGATTCGCGCCGATGCGACTGCACTCGAGGTCTGCTACGGGTACGACGTCGCCCCGCCCGCACTGACGACTGCCGGAGCGAGGACGCTGCTGCAACGCCTCTCGAAGGAGGCCGACATACCGGGACTCGACACCGAGAGCGGCGAGTACCTCGAACTTCACGGGGGGCGTCGCGGTGCTGGCAGCACGCTCGTTCGCCAGAAAGGGTGGGAACAGGCTCAAAAGCACCTGCTCCACGCCGACCCAAAGACGACGATGGATGCGTATTCGCACATCTCGGCGGAGGAGACAGCCGAAGCGGCAGGAGAAGCGTTCGACGAAGCCGAGAAGTGA
- a CDS encoding trypsin-like serine peptidase: protein MTKDALASVTGNPEDEVPRLYSLRVTNPDEVRHNNAAPVREPVYGSIPRSVWVQIDGAHDARRQLEQQLPTVSSEPHRSISATVRHVKGHSGSQSQIVVHYPYEEREEVANAEVSVPLSDVKETLPANMSGIAGRGTEVAEEVPPVPIKVVRSPEQEQWYEYRYRNPGVPAGAAATFGTTEGPATLGTPVWDNKDEEMALLTCGHVVSNHGPRCYQPGAQNAPGESDPNYIGATDLDYFKHGSEFDAAMIRTTGGISTYGGFADTGDDNYRGPNIGGTVQKDWLEDAAQNGDPLKKQGLGSGLKEGAVTNTNDTYFLTKADNEGGDSGGPHFRLLDSDSDTAEIAGIHKSDYGGKSKATILAEIEQRWNLTTTP from the coding sequence ATGACGAAAGACGCGCTCGCATCGGTTACCGGTAATCCGGAAGACGAAGTGCCCAGATTGTACAGTCTGCGGGTTACGAATCCAGACGAAGTGCGGCATAACAACGCTGCCCCGGTTCGGGAACCTGTCTACGGGTCAATCCCGCGGTCAGTGTGGGTGCAGATAGATGGAGCACACGACGCTCGACGCCAACTTGAACAACAGCTCCCAACTGTTTCCTCTGAACCACACCGCAGCATCTCTGCGACGGTTCGACACGTCAAGGGACACTCCGGAAGTCAAAGCCAAATCGTTGTTCATTACCCGTATGAGGAACGCGAAGAAGTTGCGAATGCCGAAGTTTCCGTTCCCCTCAGTGATGTGAAAGAAACCCTGCCAGCCAATATGTCTGGCATCGCTGGGCGCGGGACCGAAGTCGCCGAAGAGGTTCCCCCTGTCCCAATCAAGGTGGTTCGCTCCCCGGAACAAGAACAGTGGTACGAGTACAGATACCGAAATCCCGGTGTCCCTGCTGGGGCAGCCGCGACCTTTGGCACCACTGAAGGCCCTGCGACACTCGGAACACCGGTGTGGGATAATAAGGACGAAGAGATGGCACTGTTGACCTGTGGCCATGTTGTCTCGAACCACGGACCACGCTGCTACCAACCTGGTGCGCAGAACGCCCCCGGTGAGAGCGATCCCAACTACATTGGGGCAACAGATTTGGATTATTTCAAACACGGTTCCGAGTTTGATGCTGCGATGATTCGGACGACAGGTGGAATCAGCACATACGGCGGGTTCGCAGATACCGGGGACGACAACTACCGTGGGCCAAACATCGGCGGAACTGTGCAAAAAGATTGGTTGGAAGACGCTGCACAGAACGGAGACCCACTCAAGAAACAAGGACTCGGTTCAGGCCTAAAAGAAGGGGCAGTCACGAATACGAACGACACCTACTTCCTCACCAAAGCGGACAATGAAGGCGGAGACTCTGGTGGACCGCACTTCCGGCTTCTTGACTCAGACTCAGACACAGCGGAAATCGCAGGAATACATAAGAGCGACTACGGCGGAAAGTCGAAAGCGACCATCCTCGCAGAAATCGAACAGCGGTGGAACCTTACGACGACACCCTAA